A genomic window from Macaca thibetana thibetana isolate TM-01 chromosome 16, ASM2454274v1, whole genome shotgun sequence includes:
- the KRBA2 gene encoding KRAB-A domain-containing protein 2, protein MGPVYLIFCPSAGCHLGGQRRRGPQCCPGRAKPGVKSGGSSDPRRFEGAGLPAGADRLPAEPAGGGAAMLLLAMRKLRLHPDGNQLKLLNTSGRRLISAGWDWEDRCEDIPSRKPPRQRLTDLLRLLLIPGPKTVWSLWQQPVLSQEATAFEDMTKYWNYLEASQKDCYRDTMLDSYENTVPQASFLQFSMMPQRAGNDPPGVSNVNEMEMEISNMREKFLMSVTKLVESKSYNSKVFSKEKYFQTIKEVKEAKEKGKKSSRDYRRAAKYDVISVQGTEKLIEATHGERDRIRYYVHKEELFDILHDTHLSIGHGGRTRMLKELQGKYGNVTKEVIVLYLTLCKQCHQKNPVPKKGLPPKPMTFKDIDSTCQVEILDMQSSADGEFKFILYYQDHLTKFIILRPLRTKQAREVVSVLLDIFTILGTPTVLDSDSGVEFTNEVVQELNELWPDLKIVSGKYHLGQSQGSLEGASRDVKNMIGTWMQSNRLCHWAKGLRFLQMVRNQAFDVSLQQSPFEAMFGCKAKFGLYSSNLPRETVATLQTEEELEIAEEQLENSLWIRQEERVEIGADRSDMDDDMDPTPEATEPSTSQGASGLLCW, encoded by the exons ATGGGCCCCGTTTACCTTATTTTCTGCCCAAGTGCTGG CTGTCATTTGGGTGGACAGCGCCGCAGGGGTCCGCAGTGCTGTCCCGGCCGGGCAAAGCCTGGAGTGAAGAGCGGTGGCTCCTCCGATCCGCGGCGCTTCGAGGGGGCGGGGCTTCCGGCTGGCGCTGACCGGCTTCCGGCGGAGCCGGCGGGAGGTGGGGCGGCGATGCTGCTGCTCGCC atgaggaaactgaggctcca TCCAGATGGCAATCAGCTGAAGTTACTGAATACGTCGGGAAGGAGGCTGATTTCAGCTGGCTGGGATTGGGAAGATCGATGCGAGGACATTCCAAGTCGGAAACCGCCGAGGCAAAGACTCACAG ACCTGCTGAGGCTGCTCCTTATCCCAGGCCCCAAGACTGTATGGTCCCTGTGGCAGCAGCCAGTGTTGTCTCAGGAAGCAACAGCATTTGAAGATATGACCAAATATTGGAATTATTTAGAAGCCTCTCAAAAGGATTGCTACAGAGACACAATGCTGGACAGTTATGAGAACACGGTCCCACAGG caTCCTTCTTACAGTTCTCCATGATGCCTCAGAGAGCTGGAAATGATCCACCTGGTGTTTCAAATGTGAATGAAATGGAAATGGAGATAAGTAACATGAGAGAAAAGTTTCTTATGAGTGTAACAAAGTTAGTAGAAAGCAAAAGTTACAACAGCAAggtattttccaaagaaaagtaCTTTCAAACAATAAAGGAAGTTAAAGAAgctaaagaaaaagggaagaagtcATCACGTGATTATCGCCGTGCGGCAAAATATGACGTGATCTCTGTACAGGGCACAGAGAAACTGATAGAGGCTACTCATGGAGAACGTGATCGAATACGGTATTATGTACATAAAGAAGAGTTGTTTGATATTCTTCATGATACACATCTCAGTATTGGACATGGTGGGCGGACACGCATGCTCAAGGAGCTGCAAGGAAAATATGGGAATGTCACCAAAGAAGTTATTGTCTTATATCTGACTCTGTGTAAACAGTGCCACCAGAAGAACCCAGTACCCAAGAAAGGCCTTCCGCCCAAGCCCATGACTTTTAAGGACATAGACTCCACGTGCCAAGTTGAAATACTTGACATGCAGTCAAGTGCCGATGGTGAGTTCAAGTTCATTTTATACTACCAGGACCACTTGACCAAGTTTATTATTTTACGGCCATTAAGAACCAAACAGGCCCGTGAGGTGGTCAGTGTCTTATTAGATATTTTCACAATTCTTGGTACACCCACTGTGTTAGACTCTGACAGTGGCGTTGAGTTCACAAACGAGGTTGTTCAGGAGCTCAATGAGTTGTGGCCAGACCTAAAGATTGTGTCTGGTAAGTACCACCTTGGCCAAAGCCAGGGCTCCCTGGAAGGAGCAAGCCGTGATGTGAAGAACATGATAGGTACCTGGATGCAGAGTAACCGTTTATGTCACTGGGCCAAAGGCCTCCGATTCCTGCAGATGGTGAGGAATCAGGCTTTCGACGTTTCCTTGCAGCAAAGTCCATTTGAGGCAATGTTCGGTTGTAAAGCCAAATTTGGGCTATATTCCTCAAACTTGCCCCGGGAAACCGTGGCTACTTTACAAACAGAAGAAGAGCTAGAAATTGCTGAAGAACAGCTAGAAAATAGCCTTTGGATCAGGCAGGAAGAAAGAGTTGAGATTGGAGCAGACAGATCTGATATGGATGATGACATGGATCCCACTCCTGAAGCTACAGAACCCAGCACCTCACAAGGGGCTTCCGGTCTCCTCTGCTGGTGA